The following proteins are encoded in a genomic region of Candidatus Desulfatibia profunda:
- a CDS encoding twin-arginine translocase subunit TatC — MNTSSRSAVDLQRILASMETMRHKLIRIGVLVLLLSAGGYLTAGRVLGYLQKATGAHLVAYGLPDAFIGYLTVSLAIGLAAALPFILYEMLAMVSRQFPEFSGRMRLGFWLVSVALFYLGVFFCLSITLPYGSRFLLDFETDRIKAIISVRKFIDFCLVFTYGFGLIFELPVVMVLLGKLGLVDVEKLSGCRRYAILVITIVSAILTPTPDVFNLALMAVPLYLLFEVGIIGMRIGRKRIDG, encoded by the coding sequence ATGAACACTTCGAGTCGTAGCGCGGTCGATCTACAGCGGATCTTGGCCAGCATGGAGACAATGCGGCACAAGTTAATCCGCATCGGCGTGCTCGTCTTGCTGCTGTCGGCCGGCGGTTACCTTACGGCCGGAAGGGTACTGGGATATTTACAAAAGGCCACCGGTGCACACCTAGTGGCCTACGGCCTGCCGGACGCCTTTATCGGCTATCTCACCGTATCCCTGGCGATTGGCCTGGCCGCCGCTTTGCCGTTTATCCTATATGAAATGCTGGCTATGGTGTCCCGACAGTTTCCGGAATTTTCAGGCCGGATGCGACTGGGATTCTGGCTGGTTTCGGTGGCGCTGTTTTATCTGGGCGTATTCTTCTGCCTCAGCATCACCCTGCCGTATGGAAGCCGGTTTCTGCTCGATTTCGAAACCGACCGAATCAAAGCGATCATCTCCGTTCGAAAATTCATAGACTTCTGCCTTGTTTTCACATATGGCTTCGGGTTAATCTTCGAACTGCCCGTGGTCATGGTGCTGTTGGGCAAACTCGGCCTGGTCGATGTCGAAAAGCTATCCGGCTGCCGGCGCTACGCCATCTTGGTCATTACGATCGTGTCAGCGATATTGACGCCGACCCCGGACGTTTTCAACCTGGCGCTGATGGCCGTTCCGCTGTATCTTTTGTTCGAAGTGGGAATTATCGGTATGCGGATTGGACGCAAAAGGATTGACGGATAA
- the secD gene encoding protein translocase subunit SecD, translating to MIPKTIRNSLVFLAIVTAAALILALGGLKSIVPWRSAGILPGEGLRLGLDLQGGLHLLLKVNLPRAVQHQLEAAVAEAVRTLRANQIAVKTRPTTAANRIRLGFRDADQAEAARSILRKNFPFLFIHAENQQPNNADLELALMDSEVRSIETRAVEQCLEIIRNRIDQFGVAEPLLVQQGRDQIVVQLPGLQDPQRALELIGKTAQLEFKLVDDQATADLSAWIPEAIRSGLLKEGFNHHELNQAMKDQLPSGDTVYMEKRLDRETGRVVTRPILVHQAALITGDALRTAQVQISGDFNEPYVSLTFNDRGARLFERITTENVGRRLAIILDDVVKSAPVIREPISGGKAQITGAFTTEEASDLAIVLRAGSLPAPVDIVQNLTVGPSLGRDSIQKGIDSAILGTALVVGFMVALYRISGVIANGALLLNLVFMVAAMSLFRATLTLPGLAGIVLSIGMAVDTNVLIFERMREELALKQPLRSAIESGYAKALWTIVDSHVTTLITALALFLFGTGPIKGFAVTLSLGIVFNLFTALYATKIVYGYLTFNRRLKGLRFLRLIGKPNIDFIGWRKAAFAFSAILVGLGLLAVVQIQRGHANLGVDLSGGTMAQFRARQDFRLEDVRAALVSHNLSGCELQEVPKEHLLIVRVKQPDQTVSKVVDQIATVLASDFPQQHFTLESSAAVGASVSRDLKRAALIAISISLVGFILYLAWRFDRRYGVAAAVATFHDVLAVLGLFYLLNKEITLLVITALLTLAGYSLTDTVVVFDRIRENMAKQKRQDLGAVINGSINEVLSRTIITSVTVLLVLAALLCLGGELLRDFALALTVGVVVGTYSSIFVASPIVYIWPASRKVLQKIGRPRKTVSTRTG from the coding sequence ATGATACCCAAAACGATTCGAAACAGTTTGGTTTTTCTGGCCATTGTGACGGCAGCAGCCCTAATTTTAGCCTTAGGCGGCCTGAAATCCATTGTGCCCTGGCGGTCAGCCGGCATCCTGCCCGGTGAGGGCTTGCGCCTGGGTCTGGATCTCCAGGGCGGTCTGCATCTTCTGTTGAAGGTAAACCTGCCGCGCGCAGTACAGCACCAACTGGAGGCCGCTGTGGCCGAGGCCGTCCGGACCCTGCGCGCCAATCAAATAGCTGTCAAGACACGCCCAACCACGGCCGCCAACCGGATCCGCCTTGGTTTTAGAGACGCCGACCAGGCAGAAGCGGCACGCTCGATTCTCCGGAAAAACTTTCCTTTCCTGTTCATTCATGCCGAAAACCAGCAACCGAATAACGCCGATCTGGAATTGGCCTTGATGGATTCAGAGGTCCGGAGCATCGAAACCCGCGCTGTGGAACAATGCCTGGAGATCATTCGCAACCGGATCGATCAGTTTGGCGTGGCCGAGCCGCTGCTGGTACAGCAGGGCCGGGATCAAATCGTCGTCCAACTGCCGGGACTCCAAGATCCGCAAAGGGCCCTTGAACTGATCGGTAAAACCGCCCAGTTGGAATTCAAGCTTGTGGACGACCAGGCCACGGCAGACCTTTCTGCATGGATCCCCGAAGCAATCCGCTCGGGTCTTCTGAAGGAGGGCTTTAACCACCATGAGCTGAACCAGGCCATGAAGGATCAACTTCCTTCCGGTGATACGGTTTATATGGAAAAGCGGCTGGACCGAGAAACAGGACGGGTAGTCACCAGACCGATACTGGTACATCAGGCCGCCTTGATAACGGGCGATGCCCTTCGAACGGCTCAGGTGCAGATCAGCGGTGATTTCAACGAACCCTATGTCAGCCTGACGTTTAATGACAGAGGCGCCCGGCTTTTTGAACGGATCACTACTGAAAATGTGGGACGACGGCTGGCCATCATTCTTGACGACGTGGTCAAGTCCGCTCCGGTCATCCGCGAACCGATTTCCGGCGGCAAAGCCCAGATCACCGGCGCCTTCACCACTGAGGAAGCCAGCGACTTGGCCATCGTGCTCCGCGCGGGCTCCTTGCCGGCTCCGGTGGATATCGTTCAGAACCTGACGGTCGGCCCGTCCCTGGGCCGGGATTCCATTCAGAAAGGCATTGACTCGGCCATCCTGGGGACGGCACTGGTTGTCGGCTTCATGGTGGCGCTCTACCGCATCTCCGGCGTCATTGCCAATGGAGCGCTGCTGCTGAACCTGGTGTTCATGGTAGCGGCAATGTCGCTGTTCCGGGCCACTCTGACTCTGCCGGGTCTGGCCGGCATCGTCCTGTCCATCGGCATGGCCGTAGATACCAACGTGCTGATTTTCGAACGAATGCGGGAGGAGCTGGCGCTAAAACAACCCCTCCGTTCGGCGATTGAAAGCGGTTATGCCAAAGCGCTGTGGACCATCGTAGACTCCCATGTGACCACCCTGATCACGGCCCTTGCACTCTTCTTGTTCGGCACCGGCCCCATCAAAGGTTTCGCTGTTACGCTGAGCCTGGGCATTGTATTCAACCTGTTTACCGCCCTGTATGCCACCAAGATCGTCTATGGTTATCTGACCTTCAATCGACGGCTCAAAGGGTTGCGCTTCCTGCGCCTCATCGGCAAGCCGAACATTGATTTCATCGGTTGGCGCAAGGCGGCCTTCGCCTTTTCCGCAATTCTGGTCGGCCTGGGTCTTCTGGCGGTAGTCCAGATCCAGCGCGGTCACGCCAACCTCGGGGTCGACCTGTCCGGCGGAACGATGGCGCAGTTCCGGGCCCGGCAGGACTTCCGGCTTGAGGATGTACGGGCTGCTCTGGTCAGTCACAATTTAAGCGGCTGCGAACTTCAGGAGGTACCCAAGGAACACCTGTTGATCGTGCGGGTAAAACAGCCGGATCAGACGGTTTCCAAAGTGGTCGATCAGATAGCGACGGTGCTTGCCAGTGATTTTCCGCAACAACATTTTACTTTAGAGAGCAGCGCAGCGGTCGGTGCATCTGTCAGCCGGGATCTGAAACGTGCGGCGCTGATTGCCATTTCAATCTCACTGGTCGGGTTTATCCTATACCTGGCCTGGCGTTTTGATCGCCGTTACGGCGTTGCGGCCGCCGTCGCCACCTTCCACGACGTGTTGGCCGTGTTGGGACTGTTCTATCTGTTGAACAAGGAAATCACCTTGCTGGTTATCACGGCATTACTGACTCTGGCGGGCTACTCCTTGACCGACACGGTGGTGGTCTTTGACCGCATCCGCGAAAACATGGCCAAACAAAAGCGCCAGGACCTGGGAGCGGTGATCAACGGCAGTATCAATGAAGTGCTCAGCCGTACCATCATCACTTCCGTTACGGTACTGCTGGTGCTTGCGGCGCTGCTGTGTCTGGGGGGCGAACTGCTTCGTGATTTTGCCCTGGCCCTGACCGTGGGCGTAGTCGTGGGAACTTACTCGTCGATTTTCGTGGCCAGTCCTATTGTTTACATCTGGCCGGCCTCCCGCAAAGTCCTCCAGAAAATCGGCCGGCCTCGCAAAACAGTCTCAACGCGCACCGGATAG
- a CDS encoding response regulator: MDGLSVLKKIRALEAQTGIFGTKGVKIVMITASNEKSDIFKAFKEQCDAYLVKPIDKSKLLEAIEKLGLID; this comes from the coding sequence ATGGATGGACTTTCCGTTCTCAAAAAAATACGCGCCCTGGAAGCGCAAACGGGTATCTTTGGAACCAAAGGCGTCAAGATCGTGATGATAACGGCCAGCAATGAAAAAAGCGATATTTTTAAAGCATTTAAAGAACAGTGCGATGCATACCTTGTTAAGCCCATCGACAAATCAAAACTTTTAGAAGCTATTGAAAAGCTGGGTTTAATCGATTAA
- a CDS encoding DNA internalization-related competence protein ComEC/Rec2 has translation MTATIYFRPVIPLLLALVAGTALGFWFPGHAFRAGLLTFLCIAGIVFAVARQKAARILPLVLFTALGYLSIQPWLTPKFPPSHVIHFADTHPLEIAGVIDNDPAKTGNRAKFILRVETLRAKDTYFPATGKIGVTASGSIPELFRGDRVSLVGKIRSIKNFNNPGGFDYKRYMAFKGVQATAYVSGEKLALFERDVKKGIGHLVDHARRSISNLIERTTPADSMGVLKALIIGDKNSISPDLREVFNRAGVGHLLAISGLHIGIVASAAFFFFVRLLSYCKGLLWRAWTKKAAVVLAAIPVLAYGLLAGMSPSTQRAVIMVVVFLMGFLFEREHDPMNTLALAALLILIVDPPSLFSISFQLSFTAVLVIIYGLSCLPNPWKSDPLARQKPRFLPVQQKLFYFLAASFLAITGTMPLSMLYFNQVSLVGLAANVIVVPLIGFLVVPMGLLGVFLYPLTVSGAFLFFKAGTAVLSQALGLVKFFAGLPYAAVKTVTPTYVEICLFYLLLWALLNLTRSQSASSDPQHISGAGPPEQNVKQGEKPGSIFSSQRCALIIVTIVIIAGSADAVYWLNRRFWHNDLRVTVIDVGHGSATLLELPGGHTMLIDGGGFSDNAIFDIGARIVAPLLWRKKIQTVDTLILSHPNSDHLNGLIYIAEHFKVKNAWTNNQAANTIGYNLFMAAIEKGNIQHAVFKTLPRFHEINGVCFDILYPPVDFAAKSKQEWWRDLNNNSLVIKVRFGSKSFLFPGDIKARAETELVAAAGEKLQSTVLLAPHHGSKTSNTEPFLDKINPEVVIISSGQKSRFGFPHQPVLDRYRKRGFRIFNTGLHGAVIMTTDGRSLTVRPTVID, from the coding sequence ATGACTGCTACTATCTATTTCCGTCCGGTTATTCCCCTGCTTTTGGCGCTCGTCGCCGGTACTGCCCTGGGGTTCTGGTTTCCGGGGCACGCGTTCCGGGCCGGTCTTTTAACTTTCCTGTGCATCGCCGGCATTGTTTTTGCCGTTGCCAGGCAAAAAGCCGCCCGGATTTTACCGCTGGTTCTTTTCACGGCTCTGGGTTATTTGTCCATCCAGCCATGGCTGACTCCCAAGTTCCCTCCCTCGCATGTGATCCATTTTGCGGATACACATCCCTTGGAAATTGCCGGTGTTATCGACAACGATCCTGCCAAGACCGGAAATCGGGCCAAGTTTATTTTGCGGGTTGAAACCTTAAGAGCAAAGGATACATATTTTCCGGCCACCGGGAAGATCGGTGTGACCGCATCCGGCAGCATACCTGAACTTTTTAGAGGAGACCGAGTCTCTTTGGTCGGCAAAATCAGATCGATAAAGAATTTCAATAATCCAGGGGGTTTTGATTACAAAAGATACATGGCTTTCAAGGGCGTGCAGGCAACGGCCTATGTTTCGGGCGAAAAACTTGCCTTGTTCGAAAGAGACGTCAAAAAGGGTATCGGCCACCTTGTTGACCACGCCCGCAGGAGTATCTCCAATCTTATCGAAAGGACTACGCCGGCGGATTCGATGGGGGTATTAAAAGCCCTTATTATCGGCGACAAAAACTCGATTTCGCCTGATTTGCGGGAGGTTTTCAACCGGGCCGGCGTCGGCCACCTGCTGGCCATTTCCGGGCTCCACATCGGCATCGTCGCCAGTGCCGCGTTTTTCTTTTTTGTCCGGTTGCTTTCATATTGCAAGGGGCTTTTATGGCGTGCCTGGACCAAAAAGGCGGCCGTGGTCTTAGCGGCAATTCCCGTATTGGCATATGGCCTGCTGGCGGGGATGTCGCCGTCCACTCAACGGGCGGTCATCATGGTTGTTGTTTTTCTAATGGGGTTTTTATTTGAACGGGAACATGACCCGATGAACACCCTGGCATTGGCAGCCTTACTGATCCTAATAGTTGATCCGCCTTCGCTGTTTTCAATTTCATTTCAACTTTCTTTTACAGCGGTTCTGGTAATCATTTACGGCCTGTCGTGCCTGCCAAACCCTTGGAAGTCCGATCCTCTCGCGAGGCAAAAGCCAAGATTTCTTCCGGTCCAACAAAAGCTGTTTTATTTTTTGGCAGCTTCGTTTTTGGCCATCACCGGCACCATGCCCCTGAGCATGCTTTACTTCAACCAGGTTTCTTTGGTGGGGCTTGCGGCAAATGTCATCGTCGTTCCCCTGATCGGCTTTTTGGTTGTTCCTATGGGCCTTCTTGGCGTATTTTTATATCCGCTTACCGTATCCGGAGCATTTCTTTTTTTTAAGGCCGGAACGGCGGTTCTGTCACAGGCCCTCGGCCTGGTGAAGTTCTTTGCCGGACTGCCTTATGCGGCTGTTAAAACCGTAACCCCCACCTACGTTGAGATTTGTCTTTTTTATTTACTGCTTTGGGCGCTGTTAAACCTAACACGGAGCCAGTCTGCATCAAGCGACCCTCAACACATCTCGGGTGCAGGGCCCCCAGAACAAAATGTAAAACAGGGGGAAAAACCGGGCAGTATATTTTCCAGTCAAAGATGCGCCTTAATCATTGTAACGATTGTAATAATTGCCGGAAGTGCCGATGCCGTTTACTGGTTGAACCGGCGGTTTTGGCACAATGATTTGCGAGTAACGGTGATCGATGTGGGTCACGGCAGTGCCACCCTGCTGGAACTGCCGGGCGGCCATACGATGCTGATTGACGGGGGCGGCTTTTCCGATAACGCGATATTCGACATCGGCGCCCGGATTGTGGCCCCGCTGCTTTGGCGTAAAAAAATCCAAACCGTCGACACCCTGATCCTTTCTCATCCAAACAGCGATCATTTAAACGGGCTGATCTATATCGCCGAACATTTTAAGGTCAAGAATGCCTGGACGAACAACCAGGCGGCCAACACCATTGGCTACAACTTGTTTATGGCGGCGATTGAAAAAGGCAACATTCAGCATGCGGTCTTCAAAACCTTGCCCCGTTTTCATGAAATCAATGGTGTTTGTTTTGACATCCTTTACCCGCCGGTTGATTTTGCCGCCAAAAGCAAACAGGAATGGTGGCGCGATTTAAACAACAATTCTCTGGTCATCAAGGTCAGGTTCGGATCCAAATCGTTTCTGTTTCCGGGTGATATCAAGGCCCGCGCCGAAACCGAACTGGTTGCTGCTGCCGGAGAAAAGTTACAGAGCACGGTTCTTTTAGCGCCGCATCACGGCAGCAAAACATCAAATACCGAACCCTTTTTGGATAAGATCAACCCTGAAGTCGTCATCATTTCATCCGGCCAAAAAAGCAGATTCGGATTTCCCCACCAACCGGTCCTGGATCGCTACAGGAAACGGGGATTCCGCATTTTTAATACTGGCCTTCACGGTGCCGTCATCATGACGACGGACGGTCGCTCGCTTACTGTCAGACCGACGGTAATCGATTAA
- a CDS encoding acetoacetate--CoA ligase → MTNLLWEPSEERIRNTNMYRFMNFINARYGQRLTEYSALYQWSIDHIPDFWAAMWDFAEIIASKPYDQVVDDLGKMPGARWFSGARLNFAENLLRYRDDRTALIFKGEDQDVTRTTYAELYDEVARCAQSLKAAGVRAGDRVVGFVPNMPESIIAMLAAVSLGATWSSCSPDFGIKGVLDRFGQIKPKVLFTADGYFFKGKRLDSLERIADILKELPSIEKVVVVPYTEKDPDISKIPHAVLFKDFKSSESDPEIEFEQLPFDHPLYIMYSSGTTGLPKCMVQSAGGILIHHLKELVLHTDLKREDTIFYFTTCGWMMWNWLTSSLAVGATLVLYDGNAFYPNQGVLWDLAQNEKITIFGTSAGYIAALQAAGVKPGSTYNLSALKAVLSTGSPLSMEGFEYIYREVKADLQLASISGGTDLNGCFALGNPMGPVYSGELQCRGLAMKVMAFDEEGKPVVNQQGELVCTAPFPSMPIYFWNDPNHTKYHEAYFNVYPNVWRHGDYIVVTERGGVIIYGRSDATLNPGGVRIGTAEIYRQMDRLKEVADCLVVGQNRKNDIRVILFVQMAAGYELTEDLIAKIKHTIRVNASPRHVPAKILAVPDIPYTLNMKKVELAVKKVIHNQPVLNKDALRNPTALNYFVNIKELQED, encoded by the coding sequence ATGACCAATCTGCTGTGGGAACCTTCAGAGGAAAGAATTCGCAATACAAACATGTACCGCTTCATGAACTTTATCAACGCAAGGTACGGTCAACGTTTAACCGAATACAGCGCTCTTTATCAGTGGTCCATTGATCATATTCCCGATTTCTGGGCGGCAATGTGGGACTTTGCAGAAATTATCGCTTCAAAGCCCTATGACCAGGTCGTAGACGATCTCGGCAAAATGCCCGGCGCCAGGTGGTTTTCGGGAGCCCGGCTCAATTTCGCCGAAAACCTTTTGCGATACCGGGACGATCGGACCGCTCTGATTTTCAAGGGTGAAGATCAGGATGTCACCCGAACGACGTATGCCGAGCTGTACGATGAGGTGGCGCGTTGCGCCCAATCACTAAAGGCAGCCGGTGTCCGGGCCGGTGACCGGGTGGTCGGATTTGTGCCGAATATGCCGGAGAGCATTATCGCCATGCTGGCCGCCGTCAGTCTGGGCGCAACCTGGTCTTCCTGCTCCCCCGATTTCGGGATCAAGGGCGTGCTTGATCGCTTCGGCCAGATCAAGCCCAAAGTTCTGTTTACGGCCGACGGTTATTTTTTCAAGGGCAAACGCCTTGATAGTCTTGAGCGCATTGCCGACATCCTGAAAGAACTGCCTTCCATTGAAAAAGTGGTCGTGGTGCCGTATACCGAAAAAGATCCGGATATCAGCAAGATACCCCATGCCGTCCTTTTTAAGGATTTTAAATCTTCGGAATCTGATCCTGAGATTGAATTCGAGCAGCTGCCCTTTGATCATCCACTTTATATCATGTATTCGTCCGGAACTACCGGGCTTCCGAAATGCATGGTGCAAAGCGCCGGAGGGATCCTGATCCATCATTTGAAAGAACTTGTGCTGCATACCGACTTAAAACGCGAGGATACGATTTTTTACTTTACCACCTGCGGGTGGATGATGTGGAACTGGCTGACCAGTTCTCTGGCAGTGGGCGCAACCCTTGTGCTTTACGACGGCAATGCCTTTTATCCCAATCAGGGAGTACTCTGGGATCTGGCGCAAAACGAAAAAATTACGATTTTCGGGACCAGCGCCGGCTATATTGCCGCCCTTCAGGCTGCCGGTGTAAAACCCGGCAGCACGTACAACCTTTCCGCGCTCAAAGCGGTACTGTCCACCGGGTCGCCGCTTTCAATGGAAGGTTTTGAATATATTTACAGGGAAGTCAAAGCGGATCTTCAACTAGCCTCTATTTCCGGGGGCACGGACCTCAACGGTTGCTTTGCCCTGGGCAATCCCATGGGGCCGGTATATTCCGGTGAACTGCAGTGTCGGGGTCTGGCCATGAAAGTGATGGCATTTGACGAGGAGGGAAAGCCGGTCGTCAATCAGCAGGGAGAACTGGTATGCACGGCTCCCTTTCCTTCCATGCCGATTTACTTCTGGAATGATCCGAACCATACGAAATACCACGAGGCCTATTTTAACGTGTATCCCAATGTCTGGCGGCATGGAGACTATATCGTCGTTACCGAGCGGGGCGGTGTGATCATCTACGGACGCTCGGATGCCACCCTGAACCCCGGCGGCGTGCGGATTGGAACCGCCGAGATCTATCGCCAGATGGACCGCCTAAAGGAAGTCGCGGACTGCCTTGTTGTCGGGCAGAACCGGAAAAACGATATCCGTGTTATTCTCTTTGTGCAAATGGCCGCAGGGTATGAGCTGACCGAAGATCTTATCGCAAAGATCAAACATACCATTCGCGTCAATGCTTCCCCCAGACATGTGCCCGCCAAGATCCTGGCCGTGCCGGATATACCGTATACGCTCAATATGAAAAAGGTCGAGCTGGCGGTCAAGAAAGTTATTCACAACCAGCCGGTGTTAAACAAGGATGCGCTCAGGAATCCGACAGCACTTAACTATTTTGTGAATATTAAAGAACTCCAGGAAGACTAA